In Nocardioides sp. zg-1228, a single window of DNA contains:
- the dapC gene encoding succinyldiaminopimelate transaminase yields the protein MSARLPDFPWDRLTAYAATAHAHPDGICDLSVGTPVDPTPAVVQDALRSAADSPGYPTTIGLEDTRRAAIDWLARRHGVSGLGLDGVLPVTGSKELIADLALHLGIGPGDLVGYPALAYPTYEVGAALAGAESLATDSLTAFGPRVPSLLWLNSPANPSGRVLPLDHLRKVVDWCRERGTVLVSDECYIECAWEGDKPLSILDPQVNGGSLDDVLAVHSLSKRSNLAGYRCAFVAGDPALVGELLAVRKNLGLQMPGPQQHAMIAALDDDAHVAEQHATYAPRRALLKEALQVAGFRIDHSEASLYLWATRGEDCWRTVADLAEQGILVAPGEFYGPSGREHVRVAFTATDERVAAAVARLAG from the coding sequence GTGTCCGCGCGCCTCCCGGACTTCCCCTGGGACCGGCTGACGGCGTACGCCGCGACGGCCCACGCCCACCCCGACGGGATCTGCGACCTCTCGGTCGGCACGCCCGTCGACCCGACGCCTGCCGTCGTGCAGGACGCGCTGCGTTCTGCAGCCGACTCCCCGGGCTACCCGACGACGATCGGCCTCGAGGACACCCGCCGGGCCGCGATCGACTGGCTCGCCCGACGTCACGGGGTGAGCGGCCTCGGGCTCGACGGCGTGCTGCCGGTGACCGGATCCAAGGAGCTGATCGCCGACCTCGCGCTGCACCTGGGCATCGGGCCCGGCGACCTCGTCGGCTACCCGGCGCTCGCCTACCCGACCTACGAGGTCGGCGCGGCGCTGGCCGGCGCGGAGAGCCTGGCGACCGACTCGCTGACCGCGTTCGGACCGCGGGTCCCGAGCCTGCTGTGGCTCAACAGCCCGGCCAACCCCAGCGGGCGCGTGCTGCCCCTCGACCACCTGCGCAAGGTCGTCGACTGGTGCCGCGAGCGCGGCACCGTGCTCGTCTCCGACGAGTGCTACATCGAGTGCGCGTGGGAGGGCGACAAGCCTCTCTCGATCCTCGACCCGCAGGTCAACGGCGGCTCGCTCGACGATGTCCTCGCGGTCCACTCGCTGTCCAAGCGCTCCAACCTCGCCGGCTACCGGTGCGCCTTCGTCGCCGGCGACCCCGCCCTCGTCGGCGAGCTGCTGGCGGTCCGCAAGAACCTCGGCCTCCAGATGCCCGGCCCTCAGCAGCACGCGATGATCGCGGCCCTCGACGACGATGCGCACGTCGCCGAGCAGCACGCGACCTACGCCCCCCGCCGGGCGCTGCTCAAGGAGGCCCTGCAGGTCGCCGGCTTCCGCATCGACCACTCCGAGGCCTCGCTCTACCTCTGGGCGACCCGGGGCGAGGACTGCTGGCGTACGGTCGCCGACCTCGCCGAGCAGGGCATCCTGGTGGCGCCGGGCGAGTTCTACGGCCCGTCGGGGCGCGAGCACGTACGCGTCGCGTTCACCGCCACCGACGAGCGGGTCGCCGCCGCTGTGGCTCGCCTCGCCGGCTGA
- the fdxA gene encoding ferredoxin, with translation MTYVIAQPCVDLKDRACVDECPVDCIYEGKRMLYIHPDECVDCGACEPVCPVEAIFYEDDTPEEWKGYYDANVHFFDDLGSPGGAAKMGVIDKDHELVAALPPQEHDE, from the coding sequence GTGACCTACGTCATCGCCCAGCCGTGCGTCGACCTCAAGGACCGCGCGTGCGTCGACGAGTGCCCCGTCGACTGCATCTACGAGGGCAAGCGGATGCTCTACATCCACCCCGACGAGTGCGTCGACTGCGGCGCCTGCGAGCCGGTCTGCCCGGTCGAGGCGATCTTCTACGAGGACGACACCCCGGAGGAGTGGAAGGGCTACTACGACGCCAACGTCCACTTCTTCGACGACCTCGGCTCGCCCGGTGGCGCGGCCAAGATGGGCGTCATCGACAAGGACCACGAGCTCGTCGCCGCGCTGCCCCCGCAGGAGCACGACGAGTGA
- a CDS encoding GNAT family N-acetyltransferase, whose translation MSDTSEPRADETTTGRHALGPHVVGQRVVVRHLLPDGRATDVLGTCTSWDAGSMTVDREGHGPVVIALADVVTGKPVPPRASVRARVSAQEVEEHVSALWDSITTEPLGRWLLRASPPHGGRLRRRGNSALAMAEPGIGWADAAFGVRRFYEALDQTPIVQVQRGSDVERTLAPLGFRPMGDGDAHAQLASVARALRSARAAAPDVAATYDERPGSVVVSLEGGAATGRGVLSGDWLLVESLAVDPAHRRRGLATAVLAEVLDWGASSGATTALLHVETDNEAAIALYERHGFVTHHTNRYLVA comes from the coding sequence GTGTCCGACACGTCAGAACCCCGTGCCGACGAGACGACCACCGGCCGGCACGCCCTCGGCCCGCACGTCGTGGGCCAGCGCGTCGTCGTACGCCATCTCCTGCCGGACGGCCGGGCCACCGACGTGCTCGGCACCTGCACGTCGTGGGACGCCGGCTCGATGACCGTCGATCGGGAGGGGCACGGCCCGGTGGTGATCGCCCTCGCCGACGTCGTCACGGGCAAGCCGGTGCCACCACGCGCGTCGGTGCGCGCCCGGGTGTCCGCACAGGAGGTCGAGGAGCACGTCTCGGCGCTCTGGGACTCGATCACCACCGAGCCGCTCGGTCGGTGGCTCCTGCGGGCCTCGCCGCCGCACGGCGGTCGGCTGCGCCGCCGCGGCAACTCCGCGCTGGCGATGGCTGAGCCGGGCATCGGCTGGGCCGACGCGGCGTTCGGCGTACGCCGGTTCTACGAGGCGCTCGACCAGACGCCGATCGTGCAGGTGCAGCGCGGGTCGGACGTCGAGCGGACCCTCGCCCCGCTGGGCTTCCGGCCGATGGGAGACGGCGACGCGCACGCCCAGCTCGCGTCCGTGGCCCGGGCGCTGCGCTCGGCCCGGGCGGCGGCCCCGGACGTCGCCGCGACGTACGACGAACGGCCGGGCTCCGTGGTGGTGTCGCTCGAGGGCGGCGCCGCGACCGGACGGGGCGTCCTGTCGGGCGACTGGCTGCTGGTCGAGTCGCTCGCCGTCGACCCGGCCCACCGCCGCCGCGGCCTCGCCACGGCGGTCCTCGCGGAGGTCCTCGACTGGGGCGCGTCGTCCGGCGCGACCACCGCCCTGCTGCACGTCGAGACCGACAACGAGGCCGCGATCGCGCTCTACGAGCGGCACGGCTTCGTCACCCACCACACCAACCGCTACCTCGTCGCGTAG
- a CDS encoding TspO/MBR family protein, protein MTVTERTTAPAPTGADRGRQVGVTVAEVLCLYGTLVGVGVVGTSVESSSGGALSADATLLAPLGPAFSIWSVIYAGLAAYTIWQWLPSSATDARARSTGWLAAASMLLNAGWLLVTQQGWLWASVVVILALVVVLGLLVQRLADLDPAPSLLQRVVVDGTFGLYLGWVSVATCANITATLVAEGVDSSTLVGELVAALVIAVVVGVAAVVVARTGPRWAFALAAAWGLAWIAVGRLTDEPASTLVGIVAAVAAAAVLALTARAAVRD, encoded by the coding sequence ATGACCGTCACCGAGCGCACCACCGCCCCCGCCCCGACCGGAGCAGACCGCGGACGCCAGGTCGGCGTCACGGTCGCCGAGGTCCTGTGCCTGTACGGCACGCTCGTCGGGGTCGGCGTCGTCGGCACCAGCGTCGAGAGCTCCTCGGGCGGCGCGCTCTCCGCAGACGCCACTCTGCTGGCCCCGCTCGGCCCGGCCTTCTCGATCTGGTCGGTGATCTACGCCGGCCTGGCCGCCTACACGATCTGGCAGTGGCTGCCGTCCTCCGCCACCGACGCCCGTGCCCGCAGCACCGGCTGGCTGGCCGCGGCGTCGATGCTGCTGAACGCCGGCTGGCTGCTCGTCACGCAGCAGGGCTGGCTGTGGGCGAGCGTCGTCGTGATCCTCGCGCTGGTGGTCGTGCTCGGGCTGCTGGTGCAGCGCCTCGCCGACCTCGACCCCGCGCCGTCGCTGCTGCAGCGGGTGGTGGTCGACGGCACCTTCGGGCTCTACCTGGGCTGGGTCTCGGTGGCCACCTGCGCCAACATCACGGCGACCCTGGTGGCGGAGGGCGTGGACTCCTCGACCCTGGTGGGCGAGCTGGTGGCCGCGCTGGTCATCGCCGTGGTGGTCGGCGTCGCCGCCGTGGTCGTCGCCCGCACCGGGCCGCGCTGGGCCTTCGCCCTCGCGGCGGCCTGGGGCCTGGCCTGGATCGCCGTCGGCCGGCTGACCGACGAGCCCGCCTCGACGCTGGTCGGCATCGTCGCCGCGGTCGCCGCCGCGGCCGTGCTCGCGCTGACCGCCCGCGCCGCCGTCCGCGACTGA